A segment of the Streptomyces sp. NBC_00376 genome:
CCATCGAGTGTCCGGCCCTTCCCGACGGCAACGTGGCAACGAGCCTGCCGCAGCAGCGCCCGCGGCGCCGGTGGGCGCACCCGCGGCGACGACTCTGCGGTCGATCTCGCGGACCGGCCGCCCCGCCACCGTGCTGCGGCAGATGGTGCTCGTCGAGGCGGCCCTGGGCGTCGCCGCGGTGGGCGTCGCACTCGACGGCCCCTGGCTGGTGCCCGGGGTCTCGGTCGCCTGCCTGCTGGTACTGCTCGCGGTGGTACGTCGCCGGGGCCAGGCCGTACAGGACTGGCTGTCGACGGCGCTCGCGCTCCGCGACCGCCGACGGACAGCCGTGGCGTCCGACGCGGATGCGGAGCCGCAGCTGACGCCGGTGGCGGAGAGCGTGCCGGGCTTCGCTCCGTACATCTACGTCGACCGGGACCGCCGCACGGTGGGCATGGTCGGGGACGGTACGTTCCTGACGGCTGTCGTACGGGTCGAGGCCGGCGGTGAATCGCTGCGCCAGGCGCGCGGTGCGCGGGCGCTCCCGTTGTCCCTGCTGGGCGATGCGCTGTCGGTGGACGACATCGTGCTGGAGTCCGCGCAGCTCGTGCAGCAGGTACGTCCCGCTCCGGCCCAGCATCTGCCGCAGCAGTCGGCGGCACGGCTCTCCTACGCCCCGCTCCAGGAGCAGATCGGGGCGCCCGCGCTGCGGATGACCTGGGTGGCCGTGAAGCTGGATCCGGAACTGTGCCGGGAGGCGGTCGAGGCGCGCGGGGGCGGCATCGGTGGGGCTCAGCGTTGTCTGGTCCGGGTCGCGGACCATGTGGCGAGCCGGATCACCGGGGCCGGTTTCCGGGCCGTGGTGCTGGACCAGGAGGAGCTGAACTCCGCCGTGGCCACATCCGCTTGTGCAAATCCCATGCTCTCGGCCCGCGCCGGGCGCCCGGATGCCGCGACGCAGCGGCGGACGACGGAGACGACGAGAGTCTGGCGGTGCGACGACCGTTGGCACACCGCCTATGCGGTGGACCGCTGGCCCGAGTTGGGCCGGGGGGCGACCCCTCTTCCCCGCCTCGTTTCGCTGCTGACCTCGGTTCCCGCGTATGCGACGACCTTCAGCCTGACGGTGCGACGCCGTTCGCGCCAGGGCGAGGTCTCGGTGTCCGGTCATGTGCGGATCACGGGCGGGTCCGATACGGAACTGGTCGGAGTACGAAGGACATTGGAGCAAGCCGCACGGCACGCCAAGGTCGGTCTGGTGCGGCTGGACCGCGAGCAGTTGCCGGGCGTGCTGGCGACGCTCCCGCTGGGAGGCGCACAGTGACGAATCGCACCGAGCCGAGGCGGGGACTGCGCGGTCCGCGCCACGCGGGGCACACGCTGGCCGCGGAGCACCTGGGCGCGCTGTCGTTGCCGGTCGGGGACGACGGCGTGATCATCGGCACCGATGCCGAGGGGCACCCGCAGATGA
Coding sequences within it:
- the eccE gene encoding type VII secretion protein EccE, which gives rise to MGAATRERTGRSTHRVSGPSRRQRGNEPAAAAPAAPVGAPAATTLRSISRTGRPATVLRQMVLVEAALGVAAVGVALDGPWLVPGVSVACLLVLLAVVRRRGQAVQDWLSTALALRDRRRTAVASDADAEPQLTPVAESVPGFAPYIYVDRDRRTVGMVGDGTFLTAVVRVEAGGESLRQARGARALPLSLLGDALSVDDIVLESAQLVQQVRPAPAQHLPQQSAARLSYAPLQEQIGAPALRMTWVAVKLDPELCREAVEARGGGIGGAQRCLVRVADHVASRITGAGFRAVVLDQEELNSAVATSACANPMLSARAGRPDAATQRRTTETTRVWRCDDRWHTAYAVDRWPELGRGATPLPRLVSLLTSVPAYATTFSLTVRRRSRQGEVSVSGHVRITGGSDTELVGVRRTLEQAARHAKVGLVRLDREQLPGVLATLPLGGAQ